A genomic window from Silene latifolia isolate original U9 population chromosome Y, ASM4854445v1, whole genome shotgun sequence includes:
- the LOC141628373 gene encoding uncharacterized protein LOC141628373: MGDGSSTASTVTRRVKITRIGCRAYVRFALLHGLDGPAMIDEFSEVHNHRLTSVCNRDLDKISRSLDMFQKTLILDNSKLNIGAGLTFRQVKELVNGYENIGATLIDFKNFQRDIKCYIGLRDVDLFIDRLEKLKATQPQFYFAYDVDSQNRLTKFFWADATCVNHHRKSVLFAGCLLLHEDDISFQWTFQHFLTAMGQKEPQFMITDHCPGLKKVPNRYGPKSAIHEGAMIITNDHSFPELKTKLPIEKHGAIIYTHAVFKVFQEEVMAADSCGVDDYEKEEHVRIIHAYCVGVQGQRNWANTKQVHCRSLDSNENVIEDSYMATSDNSHLCNVWSEFRQIVGVLKTLPAEHTEELVALLVEFRQKLCIEPLTKDQEMEILLGCSSSSEVTIHHPEQARNKGSGKRLKSAKQQAIEKAAKPKRLYAYCKERVTHDRRTCPLRIADEAAEKVAKRKKFDIVMMLQCHCDLINN; the protein is encoded by the exons ATGGGTGATGGTTCGTCCACAGCTAGTACAGTTACACGGCGAGTTAAAATCACAAGAATTGGATGCCGAGCGTACGTCAGATTTGCCCTTCTACATGGCCTTGATGGCCCAGCTATGATTGACGAGTTTTCTGAAGTCCACAATCATCGTCTCACCTCTGTCTGTAACAGAGATCTCGATAAGATTTCACGATCCCTTGATATGTTCCAGAAGACGCTTATCTTAGACAACTCCAAGTTGAATATTGGCGCTGGATTGACCTTTAGACAGGTTAAGGAACTTGTCAATGGGTATGAAAATATCGGTGCTAcattgatagattttaagaactttcaaagAGATATCAAGTGCTACATTGGGTTAAGAGATGTTGACCTTTTCATCGATCGACTCGAGAAACTTAAAGCGACCCAACCCCAGTTCTACTTCGCCTATGATGTTGATTCGCAAAATCGTCTAACAAAGTTCTTTTGGGCTGATGCTACAT GTGTTAATCACCACAGAAAGTCAGTGTTGTTTGCCGGTTGTCTCCTGTTACACGAGGATGACATCTCCTTCCAATGGACCTTTCAACATTTCTTGACTGCCATGGGACAAAAAGAGCCGCAGTTCATGATCACGGATCATTGCCCTGGCTTAAAGAAG GTTCCAAATCGCTATGGACCAAAGAGCGCTATACACGaaggtgcgatgattataacaaaTGACCACTCATTCCCTGAGCTTAAGACAAAATTACCTATAGAAAAGCATGGCGCTATTATATACACACATGCTGTGTTCAAGGTGTTTCAAGAAGAAGTAATGGCTGCCGATTCATGTGGTGTTGATGACTATGAGAAGGAGGAGCATGTGCGCATAATTCAT GCATATTGTGTGGGTGTACAAGGGCAAAGGAATTGGGCGAATACCAAGCAAGTACATTGTAGATC GCTTGATTCGAATGAGAATGTCATTGAGGATTCATATATGGCTACGTCTGATAACAGTCATTTGTGCAACGTATGGTCAGAGTTCCGTCAGATAGTTGGTGTCCTCAAAACTTTACCTGCTGAACACACGGAAGAGTTAGTAGCCCTCCTAGTTGAGTTCCGGCAGAAGTTATGTATTGAACCGCTTACAAAAGACCAAGAGATGGAGATTCTGTTGGGCTGCAGCTCGTCGTCTGAAGTCACTATCCACCATCCggaacaagcacgcaacaagggcAGCGGAAAAAGATTGAAGTCAGCTAAACAACAGGCCATTGAAAAAGCAGCCAAGCCAAAGAGGCTATATGCATACTGCAAAGAAAGAGTTACCCACGACAGGAGAACATGCCCTCTTCGCATAGCTGATGAAGCTGCTGAGAAAGTAGCTAAAAGAAAAAAGTTTGATATTGTTATGATGTTACAGTGCCATTGTGACCTTATCAATAATTAA